The region acattcacccgttcacacacatattcagAGACCACTGGGCGGTTGCTGCCGTGCAAGGCGCTACCAGgctcactgggagcaaattagggttcggtgtcttgcccaaggacacgtcGGAGCCGGGGTTCGAACcggcgacccttcggtcactggacgacccgctctactgATCCACACCCGCCCTCTTTCCCACCACCTTTAACTAGTCCCTTTTAAGTATTTTGGCAACAGTGTTCATTCTCAACACTCACGGGGCTTTGAGAAACTATATGGACAAGAAGAAGATacatgcaataaaaactggTACACAGAATACAAGCATGTAGATTTCTGTCAGTCACATAGTCATTActtttatattaaacatttacatttgcattaaaggCTTTCTTGATCACTGCTTGTCTCACCAggacacttgtgtgtcttaaccCGATCcttacgagagaatctttgaccacaacatgagcaggaaaaaggtttctctccagtgtgtgttcttgcgtgacgtgtcaaatgtcccttttcagagaatcgtctatcacaaactgagcatgcaaaaggtttctcaccagtgtgggttcttgtgtgtatttttaagcttcccatttgggagaatctttgaccacaaactgagcatccaaaaggtttctcacaagtgtgtgttcttgtgtgtacttTTAAGCTTTCCTttcgagagaatctttgaccacaaactgagcatgcaaaaggcttctctccagtgtgtgttcttgcgtgtatttttaagctttcctTTGGAGAGAACctttgcccacaaactgagcatgcaaaaggcttCTTACCAGAGTGGGttcttttgtgcatttttaaggttcccttctgagagaacctttgaccacaaactgagcatgcaaaaggcttctctcctgtgtgtgttctagtGTGACTTGTCAAATGTATCTTTCGAGAgaacctttgaccacaaactgagcaggcaaaaggcttctctcctGTGTGTATTCTTGTGTGGCTTGTCAAATGTCCCctttgagagaatctttgatcacaaactgtgcaggcaaaaggtttctcaccagtgtgtgttcttgtgtgtatttttaagctttcattttgggagaatctttgaccacaaactgagcaggcaaatggcttctcaccagtgtgtattttcatgtgtcgTTTGAAATTCCTCTTAGAAGCAAAGGTTTTCCtacatttagaacatttccagcatttGCTGGAAATGTGatatgtcatatcaccttccaactgttcatcaacatcatcatcatcatcatcaccgtctgtttgtgatcctccacagtggtctccatcacttgAGCTGTTGCCGTTTGGTGGCTCCGCCCCTCGTCTCTCCTCACTtcgaccttcatcttcactcttcaaagggacaccagtcgatggaaCCTTGATGATgtcctcctgctcttcctctttcatgtgaaggaactcttcctcctcctctttgatgtgttgAACCTCTTCATCCTCCGCTTCCTCTTTCATGTGAGGGGACACTGACTGCTGCCGCTCAGGAAGAAGATATTTACTGACGTCTGCAAGAcgaaagaagacaaacacaaatgggtCAAATCTAATTTGTTTCCAATATTGATAAGCTCCTTGGTCCTCGATCCTGTTTCCACGTTAGCGCCTTCAACCAGAGAGCCTAATGGGACTAATGGGGTGACGCAAAATAGTAGAACAGCGGAACGCAGCAAAGTTGGGCGACCCTTCAATGCGGATgcaccgtttttttgtttttttacacgtCATCGCCCATAGAAGTAGAAAAAAGTAATGCTATTTGTGACAAAGTAAGGAAGAGAAATTACAGGTTTCAAATTTAAAGAGTGAAAGTAAAATGTtaacagtgaagaaaaaaaagtatagacacctaaaaatgtacttaggtacagtaaaaaaataatgtttacagTAGTAAAAGTGCGAtagatgaaccgcgatatagcagagggtttactgtacttggttacttcccaccattgaAGACAGATTTGACttggcatgaacaaatgtttactcAACTTGCcaacaagacacaaaaagggCAAAAATCTTGCTGGCAATTTTCCAAACACGTCGTGTAGGTTGTGTAACACTGTTACACTTTGATCCCGCAACAATGGCCACGAGCCTTTCAGATCTTCTGAAATTTGGCCTACAACCCTCAAGCCACATCATCATGAGGGGATGCCATCAGACTACACCTTATTggatattataaaaaaaagatatgtaaCGTCAGACAGTGCTCATCAGAAAAACCCAGGAATAATATGAAAATTAGAATGTAATTCATAAAACCAGTGAGAGAGAAGTGAACCCACCTGCTCTGTGTAGCACAATTCGAGGTTGCCGATTGAACacagcgtccagtagttgacgttgtggctccttctcctcttttgggccacaaagttcctcctcgtactctgctgtcctccttgcacacattttgaCACGACGATCGCAACACTTTCCGCTCTACGTtggagggatgagaaaagcaagtgCAAATCAGATGTGAAACAATGACATCGAGATGACGATTTGGACACTGCGGGTTAAACACTACGTTAGTTAAAATGGCAAAGCACCAAAGTCAACAAGAGGAAACAGGAGAACGGAATGATGTATTGGAAGAAATATGAGACAAAGAAAATAGACATCGGGAGAGAAAATTGGTGTTTGAACACTGTCGAGATTCTCCAAATGGATTCACatggatatgactcaggtaattaatggccctacgagaattTCAAACCccacccgaactcagattgatctagcttttacgaataggccagaaaggatcttgaagccatacaatacGCTCtcaggattgtctgatcacaatcttataatgctcacaagaaaattaaataaaaagcgcttcaaacccttggccaccactgaatcctataggataccaaaacatgaacaacaacatttccaagattctatccaagaagtaaactgggatgtattactcGCTGGcaaaaatttagatgaggattgttctaaatttgccaacaaaatacaagaaattattatacaatttacacggataattagaaaaaaaaagaaaagcaagaaagaatggccttccttggttaaacacatttattctgaaaccgatgaaagaacgcgatcattccttgaagttgtcggtcaaatcaggatacaattgacagcactttatttcactgagaaatagggtagtgaaagaaataagaaaatctaaagctgactttttcattactgctttgaatagtgcgaagggaaattcaaaaataacctggaattatattaaaaaactattgggtgagacacaaaagaacaaaacaaaacgaatgCAAATTCAatgaaatggaaacatcctgacggaacctcaagtgatggctgatgcttttaacaactacttcattgaatcgGTCAGAAATCTCTGCTAagtttgcaataaaacaaaggaaggaataccctgcattgtctgcaacgcagttctttactactacaaatattactgagaccaaagttatcaatttaattcattcactcaaaccatctaaggcaaaggatgtttttggaatggacacgaacatgctcaaagatctatcagaatcagaatcatctttatttgccaagtatgtccaaaacacacaaggaatttgtctccggtagttggagccgctctagccgctttctcagaagcc is a window of Phycodurus eques isolate BA_2022a unplaced genomic scaffold, UOR_Pequ_1.1 contig_90, whole genome shotgun sequence DNA encoding:
- the LOC133398374 gene encoding gastrula zinc finger protein XlCGF52.1-like — its product is MCARRTAEYEEELCGPKEEKEPQRQLLDAVFNRQPRIVLHRADVSKYLLPERQQSVSPHMKEEAEDEEVQHIKEEEEEFLHMKEEEQEDIIKVPSTGVPLKSEDEGRSEERRGAEPPNGNSSSDGDHCGGSQTDGDDDDDDVDEQLEGDMTYHISSKCWKCSKCRKTFASKRNFKRHMKIHTGEKPFACSVCGQRFSQNESLKIHTRTHTGEKPFACTVCDQRFSQRGHLTSHTRIHTGEKPFACSVCGQRFSRKIHLTSHTRTHTGEKPFACSVCGQRFSQKGTLKMHKRTHSGKKPFACSVCGQRFSPKESLKIHARTHTGEKPFACSVCGQRFSRKESLKVHTRTHTCEKPFGCSVCGQRFSQMGSLKIHTRTHTGEKPFACSVCDRRFSEKGHLTRHARTHTGEKPFSCSCCGQRFSRKDRVKTHKCPGETSSDQESL